Proteins from one Sphingopyxis terrae subsp. terrae NBRC 15098 genomic window:
- the rdgB gene encoding RdgB/HAM1 family non-canonical purine NTP pyrophosphatase: MTRQLAPGKLVIASHNAGKVREIRALLLPYGIEPVSASDLGLPEPDETGTTFAENALLKAHASASASGHPALADDSGLEVAALGGRPGVYTADWAERQWFEGEKGRDWYMAMGKVEGLLAEQGPDVDRSACFVCTLALAWPDGHAEIFEGRAGGSLTWPPRGTLGFGYDPVFVPTGKSLTYAEIDPAEKHAISHRADAFAKLVAGVF; encoded by the coding sequence ATGACGCGCCAGCTCGCTCCCGGCAAACTCGTCATCGCGAGCCATAATGCGGGCAAGGTGCGCGAAATTCGCGCGCTGCTGTTGCCTTATGGCATCGAACCGGTGTCGGCGAGCGACCTCGGCCTTCCCGAACCCGACGAAACCGGGACGACCTTCGCCGAGAATGCATTGTTGAAGGCGCATGCGAGTGCGTCGGCTTCGGGGCATCCCGCGCTTGCGGATGACAGCGGGCTAGAAGTAGCGGCGCTGGGCGGGCGGCCCGGCGTCTATACGGCCGACTGGGCCGAGCGGCAGTGGTTCGAAGGCGAAAAGGGCCGCGACTGGTATATGGCGATGGGCAAGGTCGAGGGGTTGCTCGCCGAGCAAGGACCGGACGTCGACCGCAGCGCCTGTTTCGTTTGCACGCTGGCGCTCGCCTGGCCCGACGGGCATGCCGAGATTTTCGAGGGGCGGGCAGGCGGCAGCCTGACCTGGCCGCCGCGCGGTACGCTGGGGTTCGGTTATGATCCGGTCTTCGTGCCGACTGGCAAGTCCCTGACTTATGCCGAGATCGATCCGGCCGAGAAACATGCGATCAGCCACCGGGCCGATGCTTTTGCGAAGCTGGTGGCGGGGGTGTTTTAG
- the rph gene encoding ribonuclease PH, with protein MRPSGRAPDQMRPIAIETEFTIHAEGSVLVSFGNTKVLVTASVEEKVPPFLRGKGQGWVTAEYGMLPRATHTRGSREAAKGKQSGRTQEIQRLIGRSLRAVVDMKKLGERQIVIDCDVIQADGGTRTASISGAWVALRLAVDKLIAAKAIAEDPIEDKVAAISCGIYQGAAVLDLDYDEDSNAEADGNFVLTGKGQIVEVQASAEGATYDEEGLLRLLRLARIGCGEIFAAQAKAVGR; from the coding sequence ATGCGACCCTCCGGCCGCGCGCCCGACCAGATGCGCCCCATCGCCATCGAAACCGAATTCACCATCCATGCCGAAGGCAGCGTGCTGGTGAGCTTCGGCAACACCAAGGTGCTAGTCACCGCCAGCGTCGAGGAAAAGGTGCCGCCCTTCCTGCGCGGCAAGGGCCAGGGCTGGGTCACCGCCGAATATGGCATGCTGCCCCGCGCGACGCACACACGCGGCAGCCGCGAGGCGGCGAAGGGCAAGCAGTCGGGGCGAACGCAGGAAATTCAGCGGCTTATCGGGCGCAGCTTGCGCGCCGTCGTCGATATGAAGAAGCTCGGCGAGCGCCAGATCGTGATCGATTGCGACGTGATCCAGGCCGACGGCGGCACGCGCACCGCGTCGATCTCGGGTGCGTGGGTCGCGCTGCGCCTCGCGGTCGACAAGCTGATCGCGGCCAAGGCGATTGCCGAAGATCCGATCGAGGACAAGGTCGCGGCGATTTCGTGCGGCATTTATCAGGGCGCCGCCGTCCTTGACCTCGATTATGACGAGGATTCGAACGCCGAAGCCGACGGCAATTTCGTGCTGACCGGCAAGGGCCAGATCGTCGAAGTGCAGGCGAGCGCCGAAGGCGCGACCTATGACGAGGAAGGCCTGCTGCGCCTCCTCCGCCTCGCGCGCATCGGCTGCGGCGAGATTTTCGCGGCGCAGGCGAAGGCGGTGGGACGCTGA
- a CDS encoding dienelactone hydrolase family protein produces MTTRPLDRDDPLDDFDRRMIRLLGTDRLVYVTGGGPAVIVMTEMPGISPHVARFARWVRDAGFTVYMPHIFGKDGAVPRMPGALFTMIGGCISRQFRAFQANESSPATRWLRALAALAHEECGGKGVGAIGMCFTGNFALSMMLEPAVLAPVLAQPSLPLNDPAGMHIAPDELAAVKARMEAEDLTVLAYRFAGDKFCKAARFAAYADALGERFVGRVLPDGAANPDSPMKNPHSVVTIHLIDEAGQPTVQARDEILDFFKMRLSG; encoded by the coding sequence ATGACCACACGTCCGCTCGATCGCGACGATCCGCTCGACGATTTCGACCGGCGGATGATTCGCCTGCTCGGCACCGACCGGCTCGTCTATGTGACGGGCGGCGGCCCGGCGGTGATCGTGATGACCGAAATGCCGGGAATCAGCCCGCATGTCGCGCGGTTCGCGCGCTGGGTCCGCGATGCGGGCTTCACTGTCTATATGCCGCATATCTTCGGGAAGGACGGCGCGGTGCCGCGCATGCCGGGCGCATTGTTCACGATGATCGGCGGGTGCATCAGCCGCCAGTTCCGCGCCTTTCAGGCGAATGAAAGCTCGCCCGCGACGCGGTGGCTGCGCGCGCTCGCGGCGCTGGCGCACGAAGAATGCGGCGGCAAGGGCGTCGGAGCGATCGGCATGTGCTTTACCGGCAATTTCGCGCTGTCGATGATGCTCGAACCCGCGGTGCTGGCGCCGGTGCTCGCGCAGCCGTCGCTGCCGCTGAATGATCCCGCGGGCATGCATATCGCACCCGATGAACTGGCGGCGGTGAAGGCGCGGATGGAGGCCGAGGATCTGACCGTGCTCGCCTATCGCTTTGCGGGCGATAAGTTCTGCAAAGCGGCGCGCTTTGCGGCGTATGCGGACGCGCTGGGCGAGCGCTTCGTCGGCCGCGTCCTGCCCGACGGGGCGGCGAACCCCGACAGTCCGATGAAGAACCCGCACAGCGTCGTCACCATCCACCTGATCGACGAGGCAGGCCAGCCGACGGTGCAGGCGCGCGACGAAATCCTCGATTTCTTCAAGATGCGGTTGAGTGGATGA
- a CDS encoding ferritin-like domain-containing protein, protein MLRWLRERYLLVLGSIYIYNEHRGYTAIDRVIEAVRARTPDDLALIAAIESHRVDERKHYMMFRRWFERRGSMPLDVDRSFGHIDRFVEIIFRTPIDKLDTQAVIDRDELFERLCRVIALTERRGYKQVETLLKNRFVLDDPILTRIFRIIHKDEPSHWAPYEAWLVAHGRRRPRWWERAIDAFIHSELLFIKLPWLFLNPWVGRRTAWPDARDDEAYGDHPLPARAHAAA, encoded by the coding sequence ATGCTGCGCTGGTTGCGCGAACGCTATCTGCTCGTACTCGGGTCGATCTATATTTATAACGAACATCGTGGCTATACGGCGATCGACCGGGTTATCGAAGCGGTTCGCGCGCGGACGCCCGACGATCTGGCCTTGATCGCCGCGATCGAAAGCCACCGCGTCGACGAGCGCAAACATTATATGATGTTTCGCCGCTGGTTCGAACGGCGCGGTTCGATGCCGCTCGATGTCGATCGCAGCTTCGGGCATATCGACCGCTTCGTCGAAATCATTTTTCGCACGCCGATCGACAAGCTCGATACGCAGGCGGTCATCGATCGTGACGAGCTGTTCGAACGGCTCTGCCGCGTTATCGCGCTGACCGAACGGCGCGGTTACAAACAGGTCGAAACCCTGCTGAAAAACCGTTTCGTGCTCGACGATCCGATCCTGACGCGGATTTTCCGGATCATCCACAAGGACGAACCGAGCCATTGGGCCCCCTATGAGGCGTGGCTCGTCGCGCACGGGCGCCGGCGCCCGCGCTGGTGGGAACGGGCGATCGATGCTTTCATCCATTCCGAATTGCTGTTCATCAAGCTGCCGTGGCTTTTCCTCAACCCCTGGGTGGGGCGCCGCACCGCCTGGCCCGATGCGCGCGATGATGAAGCCTATGGCGATCACCCGCTCCCCGCTCGCGCCCACGCTGCTGCATGA
- a CDS encoding GtrA family protein — MTDYSGGVELPANGKAPAGETGLASRLFNRRVGGMLLKNTAVSSAVFLVGLAVLWGLVQWGRMQAVPAAAIGFLTSNSLHYALGRSWIFRGTDRAIGSGYLIFLVNAGVGMAITILLFAALLKWTAIHYLVARVIVSVFAGLAMFVLNAVLNFRQV; from the coding sequence ATGACCGACTATAGCGGAGGGGTGGAACTGCCCGCCAACGGAAAGGCCCCGGCGGGCGAAACCGGGCTGGCGTCGCGCCTGTTCAATCGCCGCGTCGGCGGTATGCTGCTCAAGAACACGGCGGTCAGCAGCGCCGTCTTTCTGGTCGGGCTAGCCGTTCTCTGGGGTCTGGTGCAATGGGGCAGGATGCAGGCGGTCCCCGCGGCGGCGATCGGCTTTCTGACTTCGAACAGCCTGCACTATGCGCTCGGCCGTTCGTGGATATTTCGCGGCACCGATCGCGCCATCGGGTCGGGCTATCTGATCTTTCTGGTCAATGCTGGGGTGGGCATGGCGATCACCATCCTGCTCTTTGCCGCCTTGCTCAAATGGACTGCCATCCACTATCTCGTCGCCCGCGTGATCGTGTCCGTCTTTGCCGGGCTCGCGATGTTCGTGCTGAACGCGGTGCTCAATTTTCGACAGGTGTAA
- a CDS encoding glycosyltransferase family 4 protein has product MRIALFTGNYNYVREGANQALNRLVAHLEQHAGVAVRVYSPVTDTPAFEPAGDLVPVPSIALPVRSEFRLALGLPRATRRDLTRFAPDIIHVATPDILGTRAQTFALDRGTPLVVSLHTRFETYLGYYGLDWLRPVVDRHIHRFYRRADHVLAPTPGLVDEMRTLRGDDRVSLWSRGVDRDLFSPSHRSLEWRRAHGIADDRIVILFFGRLVLEKGVEEYVAILRELLSSHPVTPLVVGAGPATEAFAALPSAVLTGHLDGQELAHAVASADIMLNPSTTEAFGNVVLEAMASGMPVVSADAPSASALIVEGETGHLCAPGDRRAYSDALVRLIADGDARRAMGAAARARSAAFSWHAASESVARLYRTILAPPRQARPDGDGVSAILAPAPSHP; this is encoded by the coding sequence GTGCGGATCGCGCTATTTACGGGAAATTACAATTATGTGCGCGAAGGCGCGAACCAGGCGCTCAACCGCCTTGTTGCGCATCTCGAGCAGCATGCGGGCGTCGCGGTACGGGTCTATTCCCCTGTCACCGACACGCCGGCGTTCGAACCGGCGGGCGACCTGGTCCCGGTGCCGTCGATCGCGCTGCCGGTGCGCAGCGAGTTTCGGCTCGCGCTCGGCCTGCCCCGCGCGACCCGCCGCGACCTGACGCGGTTCGCGCCCGACATCATCCATGTCGCGACCCCCGATATTCTCGGCACCCGCGCGCAGACCTTCGCCCTCGATCGCGGCACGCCGCTTGTCGTCAGCCTGCACACGCGGTTCGAAACCTACCTTGGCTATTACGGCCTCGACTGGCTGCGGCCGGTGGTCGACCGTCACATCCATCGTTTCTATCGCCGCGCCGATCATGTCCTCGCCCCAACTCCGGGCCTTGTCGACGAGATGCGCACGCTGCGCGGCGATGACCGGGTCAGCCTTTGGAGTCGCGGCGTCGATCGCGACCTTTTCTCGCCGTCGCATCGCAGCCTCGAATGGCGCCGCGCGCATGGAATCGCCGACGACCGGATCGTCATCCTCTTCTTCGGCCGCCTGGTGCTGGAAAAGGGCGTCGAGGAATATGTCGCGATATTGCGCGAATTGCTGTCCAGCCACCCAGTCACGCCGCTGGTGGTGGGCGCAGGACCGGCGACGGAGGCCTTTGCTGCGCTCCCCTCTGCGGTGCTGACCGGTCATCTTGATGGGCAGGAACTCGCCCACGCGGTTGCCAGCGCCGACATCATGCTCAACCCGAGCACGACCGAAGCCTTTGGCAATGTCGTGCTCGAGGCGATGGCGTCGGGCATGCCCGTGGTCAGCGCCGACGCGCCGAGCGCGAGCGCGCTGATCGTGGAGGGCGAAACGGGTCATCTATGCGCGCCCGGCGACCGCCGCGCCTATTCGGACGCGCTCGTTCGGCTCATTGCGGACGGCGACGCGCGGCGCGCAATGGGCGCCGCCGCACGCGCAAGAAGCGCCGCCTTTTCCTGGCACGCCGCATCCGAAAGCGTCGCGCGCCTCTATCGCACGATCCTCGCGCCGCCTCGGCAGGCCCGGCCGGACGGCGACGGCGTCAGCGCCATCCTTGCCCCCGCCCCTTCGCATCCCTAA